From the genome of Geobacter sp. SVR, one region includes:
- a CDS encoding response regulator, translating into MSKVIMTADDSASVRQMVVFTLRQSGYEVIEATDGRDALTKLGKQKVDMLITDLNMPHLDGIGLIKGVRSGAHNRFIPIIMLTTESQESRKAAGATGWIVKPFKPEQLLAVARKVLG; encoded by the coding sequence ATGTCAAAAGTGATCATGACAGCGGACGATTCGGCCAGTGTGCGGCAGATGGTGGTCTTTACGCTGAGGCAGAGCGGATATGAAGTTATCGAGGCAACAGACGGCAGGGATGCACTGACCAAGCTGGGCAAGCAGAAGGTCGACATGCTGATCACCGACTTGAACATGCCCCATCTGGACGGCATCGGACTCATCAAGGGCGTCCGGTCAGGCGCTCACAACCGCTTCATCCCGATCATCATGCTGACCACGGAATCCCAGGAGTCGCGCAAGGCCGCCGGAGCAACGGGATGGATCGTCAAGCCGTTCAAGCCGGAACAGTTGCTGGCGGTTGCGAGGAAGGTGCTGGGGTAG
- a CDS encoding methyl-accepting chemotaxis protein: MEFFRNFTISKKLTISFLILAAITATVGFVGITNMSRISDLADQMYQKELMGLSYIKEANIDLLYVARAEKNIVLATTKADREKFLKLHAEGIKLLQENIDKAKPLFHSEKGKAALAKLEKALDEYRPVTQKVVETALSEELSKSKASIELSMGLAREKIGVADDLMTELSKFKEENSRDLSNLTTKMYDQSKIFMISLMIGSVLFGVGIGIYLARNIGSILKALLSETARLSEAAVNGQWSVRGEVDKINFEFRDILAGMNKTLDAVIGPLSVTSTYLDRISRGDVPPKITEEYRGDFNTIKVSVNDCIDTMQSLLEQTEVVIQAAANGELDRRANAAVFQGAWGKVIIGLNQALDAIVGPLGVTSEYLSKVASGNIPPEITTQYKGDFEKIKNDINNMVRKLAEVIIEVKAAADNVASGSQELSTSSAQMSQGATEQAAAAEEASASMEQMSANIRQNADNALQTEKIAIKSADDARQGGTAVEETVHAMKEIAGKISIIEEIARQTNLLALNAAIEAARAGEHGKGFAVVASEVRKLAERSQKAAAEISNLSSTSVEVAVKAGDLLSKMVPDIQKTAELVQEISAASREQDTGAEQINKAIQQLDSVIQQNASASEQMSATAEELASQADQLQQSIEFFRIDDRLQGRRLADSPQPRQKMQPKKTVAHIPLTNGHHQPQKLTSGVQMDMGRDTLDMEFEHY; the protein is encoded by the coding sequence ATGGAATTTTTCAGGAATTTCACCATCAGCAAAAAGTTGACCATTTCCTTCCTGATTCTGGCTGCCATAACCGCAACCGTGGGTTTTGTCGGCATCACGAACATGTCCAGGATCAGCGACCTGGCCGATCAGATGTATCAAAAGGAGTTGATGGGCCTTTCGTACATCAAGGAGGCCAATATCGATCTTCTGTACGTGGCACGGGCCGAAAAGAACATTGTACTTGCCACGACCAAAGCGGACCGGGAAAAATTCCTCAAACTGCATGCGGAAGGGATCAAGCTGTTGCAGGAGAATATTGACAAGGCCAAGCCGCTGTTTCACTCGGAAAAGGGCAAGGCGGCGCTGGCAAAGCTCGAAAAGGCCCTGGACGAATACCGGCCCGTGACGCAGAAGGTCGTTGAAACGGCCCTGTCGGAGGAACTTTCCAAGAGCAAGGCCTCCATCGAGCTGTCCATGGGGCTGGCCCGGGAAAAGATCGGCGTGGCCGACGACCTGATGACCGAGCTGTCGAAGTTCAAAGAAGAAAACTCCCGGGATCTCTCCAACCTGACCACCAAGATGTACGACCAGAGCAAGATCTTCATGATCTCCCTGATGATCGGCTCCGTTCTTTTCGGCGTAGGCATCGGCATCTACCTGGCCCGCAACATCGGCAGCATCCTGAAGGCCCTGCTGAGTGAGACCGCGCGCCTCAGCGAGGCGGCGGTCAACGGCCAGTGGAGCGTGCGCGGCGAGGTCGACAAGATCAATTTCGAGTTCCGCGACATCCTGGCCGGAATGAACAAGACCCTCGATGCGGTCATAGGTCCCCTGAGCGTGACCTCCACCTACCTCGACCGGATCAGCAGGGGGGATGTCCCGCCCAAGATCACGGAGGAATACCGTGGCGACTTCAACACCATCAAGGTCAGCGTCAACGACTGCATCGACACCATGCAGTCGCTGCTGGAACAGACCGAGGTGGTGATCCAGGCGGCAGCCAACGGAGAACTGGACCGCCGGGCCAATGCTGCCGTCTTCCAGGGCGCCTGGGGCAAGGTCATAATCGGCCTGAATCAGGCGCTCGACGCCATCGTCGGTCCCCTGGGCGTGACGTCGGAGTACCTGTCCAAGGTGGCCTCCGGAAACATTCCCCCCGAGATCACCACCCAGTACAAAGGGGATTTCGAGAAGATCAAGAACGACATCAACAACATGGTCCGCAAACTGGCCGAGGTCATCATCGAGGTCAAAGCCGCGGCCGACAACGTTGCCTCGGGAAGCCAGGAGCTTTCCACCAGTTCGGCGCAGATGTCCCAGGGGGCAACGGAACAGGCGGCGGCAGCCGAAGAGGCCTCCGCCAGCATGGAGCAGATGAGCGCAAACATCCGCCAGAATGCCGACAACGCCCTGCAGACCGAAAAAATAGCCATAAAGTCGGCGGACGATGCCCGGCAGGGGGGCACAGCGGTTGAGGAAACGGTTCATGCCATGAAGGAGATCGCCGGCAAGATCTCGATCATCGAGGAGATCGCGCGCCAGACCAACCTGCTGGCCCTGAACGCCGCCATCGAGGCGGCCCGGGCCGGAGAGCACGGCAAGGGGTTTGCCGTAGTGGCCTCCGAGGTTCGCAAGCTGGCGGAACGTTCCCAGAAGGCGGCCGCCGAGATCAGCAACCTATCCTCGACCAGCGTGGAGGTTGCGGTCAAGGCAGGTGACCTGCTGTCGAAGATGGTGCCGGATATCCAGAAAACAGCGGAGCTGGTCCAGGAGATCTCGGCCGCTTCGCGCGAGCAGGATACCGGCGCGGAACAGATCAACAAGGCGATCCAGCAGTTGGATTCCGTCATCCAGCAGAACGCCTCGGCCAGCGAGCAGATGTCGGCCACCGCGGAGGAGCTTGCCTCCCAGGCGGACCAGTTGCAGCAGAGCATCGAGTTCTTCAGGATCGACGACCGCCTCCAGGGCAGGCGGCTGGCTGACAGCCCGCAACCCCGGCAGAAGATGCAGCCGAAAAAAACGGTTGCCCATATCCCCCTGACAAACGGACACCACCAGCCCCAGAAGCTCACCAGCGGCGTGCAGATGGACATGGGGCGGGACACCCTGGATATGGAATTCGAGCACTACTGA
- a CDS encoding response regulator: MDPTLTQTEPCSPAPAILVAEDDTDVRTVISKILSYGGYRVIEAENGEEAVAKFIQHKDAVRLVVMDVIMPKKNGDDAYLQMRRQAPDVRVLFVTGYPDHVISGHAVPGDRINLMKKPFTTDELLQQVGKMLPGEGREDDCVCRKNYRGAQDVKSDHDSGRFGQCAADGGLYAEAERI, translated from the coding sequence ATGGACCCCACACTGACACAGACGGAACCCTGTTCACCCGCACCCGCCATCCTGGTGGCCGAGGACGACACGGATGTGAGGACGGTGATTTCGAAGATCCTGTCCTATGGGGGCTACCGGGTTATCGAGGCGGAAAACGGCGAAGAAGCCGTGGCGAAATTCATACAGCATAAAGATGCCGTTCGCCTGGTTGTCATGGACGTGATCATGCCGAAGAAGAACGGCGATGACGCCTATTTGCAGATGCGCCGGCAGGCCCCGGACGTCAGGGTCCTTTTTGTCACCGGTTATCCGGATCATGTCATCTCCGGACATGCCGTGCCCGGGGACAGGATCAATCTCATGAAAAAGCCGTTTACAACGGATGAGCTGCTGCAGCAGGTCGGGAAGATGCTGCCTGGCGAAGGTCGGGAGGATGATTGCGTATGCAGGAAGAATTATCGGGGAGCGCAGGATGTCAAAAGTGATCATGACAGCGGACGATTCGGCCAGTGTGCGGCAGATGGTGGTCTTTACGCTGAGGCAGAGCGGATATGA
- a CDS encoding chemotaxis protein CheA, with amino-acid sequence MMDHHVQLFKEEAHERLAELETSLLALEDNPTDHETVSRVFRAMHTIKGSGAMFGFDEIARFTHEVETVFDLVRNGAIAVTGELINLALQSRDHIRNMLDASDGAPPVDAAVTEALIAGFRMFLAKDHTPAGESRSLPPPALVRPEEGSATYRIRFSPAPGIIANGTNPLTLIRELSELGEYRVTARTCEIPCLDEITPEQCHLSWDITLTTDRGLNAVQDVFIFVMDDGDIAIEEIGCGGISTETGDPAREEVNCALLQRSPDEPGRAAAPGGVSTGAAGQDQAQENRQGRQPQDAAGNSIRVPAGKLDTLVNLVGELVTVQARLTQTALLRDDDELMAIAEDVERLSSELRDNALNIRMLPIGMTFSKFQRLVRDLSCELGKEIEMTTAGAETELDKTVIERLGDPLVHIIRNSIDHGIEFPDEREAAGKPGKGTIHLSAVHAGENVVISIADNGAGLDSEAIRVRGIERGLIQHTAELSEKEIHALIFAPGFSTAKRITSVSGRGVGMDVVKRSIEALRGSIEIASRRGVGTTITIRIPLTLAIIESLLVKVDGDCFVIPLSVVNECIELTPADIDRSHGRHFANVRGRLVPYIPLRERFDRSGDPPEIQQIVVTEVNGMMVGFVVDHVIGEHQTVIKSLGKAYRSAEGVSGATILGDGSVALILDTQHLVREVASTPQ; translated from the coding sequence ATGATGGATCACCACGTGCAACTCTTCAAGGAGGAGGCCCACGAACGGCTTGCGGAACTGGAGACCTCGCTGCTGGCCCTGGAGGACAACCCCACGGACCATGAAACCGTCAGCAGGGTGTTCAGGGCCATGCACACCATCAAGGGCTCCGGGGCCATGTTCGGCTTCGACGAGATCGCCCGGTTCACCCACGAGGTCGAGACCGTCTTCGATCTGGTGAGAAACGGCGCAATCGCGGTTACCGGAGAGCTGATAAACCTGGCCCTTCAGTCGCGGGACCACATCAGGAACATGCTGGACGCATCGGACGGAGCGCCGCCGGTCGACGCCGCGGTCACGGAAGCACTCATTGCCGGATTCAGAATGTTTCTGGCCAAAGATCACACGCCTGCCGGAGAGTCCCGCAGCCTACCGCCCCCCGCGCTGGTCCGCCCGGAAGAGGGCTCTGCCACCTACAGAATCCGCTTCAGTCCGGCACCGGGGATCATCGCCAACGGCACGAATCCGCTCACCCTTATCAGGGAGCTGTCCGAACTGGGCGAATACCGGGTAACTGCCCGGACCTGCGAAATTCCCTGCCTGGACGAGATCACGCCCGAACAGTGTCATCTGTCGTGGGATATCACCCTGACTACCGACCGCGGCCTGAATGCCGTTCAGGATGTATTCATCTTCGTCATGGATGACGGTGACATTGCAATAGAGGAAATCGGCTGCGGCGGGATTTCCACGGAAACCGGCGATCCGGCGCGGGAAGAGGTGAACTGCGCGCTGCTGCAGCGCTCCCCCGACGAACCGGGCCGGGCTGCGGCTCCCGGCGGCGTGTCAACAGGGGCTGCCGGGCAGGATCAGGCACAGGAGAACCGGCAGGGCCGGCAGCCGCAGGATGCGGCGGGCAACAGCATCAGGGTGCCGGCCGGCAAGCTCGATACCCTGGTCAACCTGGTGGGCGAACTGGTCACGGTCCAGGCGCGGCTGACCCAGACGGCGCTGCTGCGGGATGACGACGAGCTGATGGCCATTGCGGAGGATGTGGAACGGCTGTCGTCCGAACTGCGGGACAATGCGCTGAATATCAGGATGCTCCCCATCGGCATGACCTTCAGCAAATTCCAGCGCCTTGTACGCGACCTCTCCTGCGAGCTCGGCAAAGAAATCGAAATGACCACTGCGGGGGCTGAAACCGAACTCGACAAAACCGTAATCGAGCGTCTGGGCGACCCTCTGGTGCATATCATTCGCAACAGCATCGATCACGGCATCGAGTTCCCGGATGAGCGGGAAGCGGCCGGCAAACCGGGCAAAGGGACCATACACCTGTCCGCCGTCCATGCGGGGGAAAACGTCGTCATCTCCATTGCCGATAACGGGGCCGGCCTCGACAGCGAGGCGATCCGCGTCAGGGGGATTGAACGGGGGCTGATCCAGCACACGGCCGAGCTTTCGGAAAAGGAGATCCATGCCCTGATCTTTGCCCCCGGATTTTCCACGGCCAAGCGCATCACCAGCGTCTCCGGTCGGGGTGTCGGCATGGATGTGGTCAAGCGCTCCATCGAGGCATTACGGGGAAGCATCGAGATAGCCAGCCGCCGCGGTGTCGGCACCACCATCACGATCAGGATACCGTTGACCCTGGCGATTATCGAAAGTCTGCTGGTCAAGGTCGATGGCGACTGTTTCGTGATCCCGCTTTCCGTGGTGAACGAGTGCATCGAGCTGACCCCCGCCGACATCGACCGGTCCCATGGCAGGCATTTCGCCAATGTCCGTGGAAGGCTCGTCCCCTACATCCCGCTCCGCGAGCGGTTCGACCGGTCCGGAGATCCGCCGGAGATCCAGCAGATCGTGGTCACCGAGGTCAACGGCATGATGGTCGGTTTTGTGGTCGATCATGTCATCGGCGAACATCAGACGGTCATCAAGTCGCTGGGCAAGGCATACCGAAGTGCCGAGGGTGTTTCCGGGGCAACAATTCTGGGCGACGGCAGCGTGGCTCTTATTCTCGATACGCAGCACCTTGTCCGGGAAGTGGCCTCCACGCCGCAATAA
- a CDS encoding STAS domain-containing protein, whose product MNGFAGIISGTGSDRVLELTGHLTIEFGQEILNQLREAFDGAERIWCEVGRVTEIDLIGLQLLCAAHRTAMKQNKFFGICGDKPGAIRSSMDAAGLTRHTGCSFDRDRTCIWTDPPRAGEHQPGTTGAPR is encoded by the coding sequence ATGAACGGCTTTGCCGGAATAATCTCGGGAACCGGTTCCGACAGGGTCCTGGAGTTGACGGGGCACCTGACGATCGAGTTCGGCCAGGAGATCCTGAACCAGTTGCGGGAGGCCTTTGACGGAGCCGAAAGAATCTGGTGCGAGGTCGGCCGGGTCACGGAAATCGACCTGATCGGCCTGCAGCTCCTGTGCGCCGCCCATCGGACAGCAATGAAGCAGAACAAGTTCTTCGGCATCTGCGGAGACAAGCCCGGGGCAATCAGGTCATCCATGGATGCGGCAGGATTGACGCGGCACACCGGCTGCAGCTTCGACAGGGACAGGACCTGCATCTGGACCGATCCGCCCCGTGCCGGCGAACACCAGCCGGGCACCACAGGGGCGCCGAGATGA